From the Chanos chanos chromosome 7, fChaCha1.1, whole genome shotgun sequence genome, the window TTATTTAATTAGTGCATGGactctaaaaaaaaagtacattattCTCCTGAATATACGTGGCGTAGCGAGTTTTATAGTAGGCTATCGCGTTGCGTCCTCACCATGCCTTAACCATGAAAGCAATAGTAgaattatggtatcttgttatgttacacatcatttaaaaacttaGCTTTACTTCAACTAATTGTGACGtgactatcagtgtcaaaataacatattacacacgtgtttaaaatgactgaacaaggAAAACCTGAATGGATTTAAGGTATCTTGTtatgcaaagaaacagtttctgttcatacTGTAGAGACACATACTTACTGTATGGTTTGTAATGTCACGttagtcatttaatttaatatgtcTGATTAACTTTGCATGCTGGCAAGCACTGAGGTAGCTCGCGACCTCGTTTTAATTGTTGATTGTTGTTCTtacgacagagtattagggccataCTAAGGGAAAAAATTcagagatttcgagaataagatcgtaatattacaagaacaGAGTTGCATTTTTAtatgaaaaatcataatattacgagtgtacagtcgtaattttaggctacatgttattttggGGGGAAACATCAGAAGGGTAGCCTgctgcctgtgttaaaatgaggagcgaaactgtaaacctgtgtttgctcAACAATCAAAACGGCATTTATCAAATGTTTAATGAGTAAAGTCACCTGCTGACTGTGGGGCTCAGCACGACGCCTGAGATAAACAGCAattgccagaagcaggctcaggctgccattgactgttcTCTCACCCGtgttgttggttgctggtaatatattattgtgtttttttcccttgatAGTTAACGACTTTATTCTgataatattatgattttatttCTCGTAAAACTAAGACTTTACTCACGTAATACTacgcttttttttcttgaaatattacgactttattctcataatattatgacttttaaTCTCagttacgactttattcttgtaatattacctTATGCTTGAAATCTAAgaattttttcctcctcagtgtggccctaatattAATGTTCTGCACTCTCTGCAATTTTTTTAACTAAAAGCAATAACGGTGCGTGTCCACTGGAGTGAATTCGCTACAGCTCGCCAGAGCCATCAACGGTTCTTCGCTCTGGGGGCATGTCTTTCAAATGCATTCTATTTGGTTGTCCATAGACATAGGTTGATACATTACAAGAAACAATCCGATTGGCTGCAGCCTGGCGAATTTGCTCCTCATTTGAATACAGTTAAAAATATTTCTACTCTGTTAGCTTAATTGGCTTCACTGTGAATCTCACAATGCCCCGCACTAGCCGTTCACCCGGcttcattgaaaatgaatgggaaaGCTTTGCTTCACTCGATTCGCTTCACACCAGTGGACATGCACCATAAAAGCAGTTaacatgtttacagtaaatgcattgtctgctgATTTATTATGTTACTTTTCAATGCACCACGTTCAGTATGCCATTTACCACTGtctcactttgaatattaaagagCAAAtcaacaccagaccactcttgtgagtttactaccttttaagattaaaaaccatagaaAGGTAAAAATACGCCAGGTtgacattggtatgatgtaagcaacacagctacaactaataaaattacTAATGGGtctgttagatttacagtaggtgtgcgaatgatcaagcattgacaaCAGTCAATAGCATTGGCGGTGCCGAGGGGGTGGGAGGCCtcccaaatcaaattctgcgTAGGGCCGCATAAGGGCTTGGGCTGGCTCTGATCTGGAGtatcttctcttcttcctctgtcatCAAACAGAATCATTACCAGCTTCATGCTCAAGTTGCACAACAAAGTTATAAACCATTTTTATATGTAACAGCATTCTAGCACTGTATAAAAATGATTCTGTGGATGTAGCTTTTAATATCGCTGGAACATAATAACTGTCACGGCATTAGACTGAAGGTCAGAAAATTCCATTTTTCTCACATGAGTCACATGTTTCTAAATAAGGGATGGTGAATCTTGGTGTAATAATGGTGATATGATATATTTTGATAACATAAGTCTTTGTGGAACCTAATACAGGTAATGGAGGTGAGGAACTCTGTGATGCATTCACCTGATAATAGTATCAGCAAAGAGGATTTGGAGGAACATCTGAGGAAGATCAGAAACCTGGGCCAGGCCTTAGAACCATATGTCCCAGAACTTAGCACACTCTCAGAAGCTATTGACGAGGTAATGGAACAAATGAGTGAGTTTTAATTCAtaagaaaaagaggacagtTTCATTGCTCACCAGACAAACTCTTTATGAACTTAACATCTCAACAACCAAATATCACCAAAATGTCAGTCTTTAGAAAAGGTAAAATATTTAAACTAACACAAAAAAGGGCAAAGCAAGATTTATAGCAGAGTTTTAACTGAACCAAACGGCAGCAAAATTCAGTCTTTTAAAATAGACAGTTATgcacagacattttaaaaatcattgaCCTGTCACGAGTTCTGATGTCAGTACTAccatatggagaaaaaaaatgcaagtgaCATTATTTTAGAGTTGTCACGTCTGTTTTTACTCATCCGTTTTTGTTCGTATCTCAAGGTCATGCCTGGGTGTCCCAGTAAGTtaggattgtgtgtttgttatgttttttatgttttttgtgttttattcatgttttgttatgtttttatattttggggttttcttcattttcttgaTCAAACTTTACACTGTATAAAGACTCAGTTTTTGGTAAACAAACAGGTTGaggtttaaaaacatttttaccattATAAAGGGTTGGCGAAATTCATGGACTCGATTTATGGTCATGGGGAACCTCAGTCAGATGGGGCTAATCAACAGTACAATACTCTATGTGAAAACGTGAAAGCAATACATGCAACCAACACATCCTGAGCAAAAAGGCCATGCTAAGGGTAGAGAACTACAAGTAAACTTATTGTCTTCTTCATGCTAATAAATTATCCAGTCACATAGGAGCCTCATATAGAGATCAGCTTTCAAACATTACATGGGTTAGTAGAGAGGCGTATCGGTGCTAGTCGGCCTTTTTTTGGGTTAAGAGGTTAAGACTCTCTTTGAGTCAGTGTCCTCTTCGACAGTTTCCCCTACTGGGATGTTTTGGCACTTAGTGAAAAACAAGTCAATAACCCATTTAAAGCTACTGTAACAGAACATGACGTAAGCAGTAGGTGATTATTCTAATTGCACTGGAGAAATGGAGTAGTATATGCCCATGGACATCATCACCTTTATTGATACCCATAAGGTCCACTTTAGGGTTGCCAGATATaaagacacatagacacacacacacaaactacaacTCTGACCAATAAGAATTTTTAGAGACACTGCTAAGGAGAATGGTCACACTCTGGAGCCCTGCTTTGTAAGGACACTAAACCAAGGTTTAAATAACATCCTTTTAAAGATATCTGTGTCATAATTTTGAATATGAACATTAATGTAGTACCtggtaatatatatatatatatatatatatatatatatatatatatatatatatatatatatacacacacacacacacacacactgcatttatatgtattttatgttacgttatatatagtgtatatatgtagTCCTGAAATTCTCATTTAAGTTTGGGGTAAGATATCACGATAAAAGATGTGTATATAACAGTGaatttgaatgaatgtttgtttcacatttttcaaTAGTTCAGTGAGATTACGGACATGCAGCCTCGAACGAGTTTTGCTATTCTTCAATCTGCAAGAGTGGACAGTAGACAGCGGCCACgcacagatggagagataatAAGAGATGCTGAAAAATGGGCTCTGACTGAGAAGATTGAGTCCATAATTCAACGTTTTGAGGATGGGCAGAGGGCGGGGTTAAAAGTAAGTCTGCTTGTGTTTGTCGCACagaaaatagcaaaaaaaaaaaatgacaagaaagcTGAACATAGGAACATAGGTGAACATTTACTGAAATACCATGAACATCATTTgactgatattctctctctctctctctctctctttgaacaGGAGGAGATCCTGGCCTTAGACAAGTTCCTCCTCACGTCACATGATCTCATTCGGCATGTCCGCCCACAGCTGAAGAAACTGTCAGACATTGCAGCACACTTCGAAAATCTTTATGTTGAGGTTAGCAAATTagggtgggggaaaaaatctgaaaaatatttaccaTTTAAccaaaatttctctttttttatgtcttgttttttatttccatgGATCCCTCAGTAAAGATATGTAGATATGTGTATTAAACAATAAATGTAGcaatatatattgtatattttgCATGTTTTCACGTTGTTTTTGAATGTACGTTTGCTCCGTGTTTTCAGTAGTTTGGTAGGATTGTAAACTCACTGAGGCAGCCTCACAGaggatgtttctgtttttcagtctgtcacACGACACAGACAAACTTACGATGAGCTTTTGGAAGAAGCTGAAACAAGCGGTCTGCTAGAAAAGATCTCTTCTGTATGCCAGCGCTTTGAGGCCGGGCAATGGACAGGTCTAAAAGTAAGTTTATaagtctggggtttttttggggttttttttttagagcataTCACAAAATGGAACTTAAAATGGGATGATGTGTATCGGACATTTaccattcttttctctttccttaaaCAGAAGGAGATAAAAGATATTTTATGGATGCCCATGGAACTTGCTCTTTTCCTATGAGCCAGTGCTAGACATACTGAATAGTATGGTCACACAGATTGAATATcaagagcaaacacagagagaaatgataatATGGATAGTAACAAtatgtttgattatttttttattgacgCTGTTGTTTTATCCACAGTGAGTATTGCAGAACAGACAACAGTTAACTTGTAACATGGTCTGTTGCCCAGGCCTGTGTTTTCCGACTGCCTGAAAATATGCCAGCAACTTCTGATGTGAAAAGGCACAGTATCTTTGTTTATGAGAGTCATATTTACTgtcttaaatgaaaaaaaccctctgtaaTAGAGTATCTGATGTAAATATCTGCTGAGAATTCAGTAACTCTTTAAAATTATAATCTGGTTCTTTGATGGTATATGAAGACTtgactcatttaaaaacaaggtaaaaggttttcatttaaaaggtttTATAATCTGGTTCTTTTATGGTGTATGAAGAGTTGACTGGTTTAAAAAcaagttttcatttaaaagattttCAGATATCTCAGTATGCTCACCTTATCAATTGCTAGTGACATATatggggggaaaagagaaaggcaaCAAGGTTTTGCATATTGTTGATTTTCAGTATTGTTaggtgtgtttctctctctctctctctctctctctctctctctttctctctctcctctctttcatgtGCCTCTTATAAGACACACAGTCGTTTATCTCTGTCACCCTCTAGTGGTCACAGAGGGAAGGATAACAGCTACATCCATAAGCAAAGGCATTACAATTATAGTCtccagaaaacagagaaatgactaCTGTATATCCtgattgtttttgtattttattactGTATAAACTGTAAGTGAAAAAAACAGTGTACTGCACCCAAAAATAATATGACTCAAGGAAATGACAAATTCAAGTCTCCCGAATGATGTGTGatggaaaatgaaatacagaTATTTATCCAGTTTTATCACTGATTAAActaattcattaaaacaaagctttgaaaagtcattttcatcatATCATCATCAAGAGTAAACCCATTTTaaaaaactgagaaacaaaatgaaacaaaaatgaaaagtggtAGTactagtagtaatagtagttgCAATATTTACCTTGAATGGCaagttgaattatttatttgttcagttACAAAAAGTATCCTGCAGCAAATCATGTGTATTATCATAGTTGCGTGCAAACTACATGTAGCACCCCTGCAGAAAGTCAAATTTTGACTAAGAACAGTCTCCAGAAATAGGTCCCAGTGAAACAGCTCGCTACAGCTGCAATGTTCAGGACAAAAAATGAACGTTGTCTAGCTCTTCAGTGATGATGCTTTACATTTCCCTGAGACTCCTGAGAACTACAACCCTTATAGGAGGGCTGGTATGACTGAGTTGAACatagtttattttttaatgataattGTTATTATGTTTCATCGGATAGTTAAAACCTATGACGTTCTCCTTGTCTTGAAAGTCAAGTACTCAAGGTTTAGCCTTCGCTTTGGATCCATTACCAAACATGGGGACCCCAGTGACGTAAGAATCTCTTCATCATTTTACTGGAATTCTACTCTTTTATTGTCTTCAAGCAATGTACATTGCGTATTGTTGTTCTTCATAACTCTGTAGGTTCAGAGGTCAGGCTGATGCTCCTGTGAAATTTCCATATCCTAACAAATACAGTCCAGTACTTCAGCATCTCATCACATAAATATCGTGGAGTCTGATCCAGTCCCAGGATGTCACATACCCACAAATCCACAACCCACTGGACTTGGTCTTCACAAGGAACAACACTCAAAGCTACCCTATCAGCCTCACGACTTTGttcatttcagtctctttctcatCCTAAGAACCCCAACACTTCTCATTCCACAACTGTTACATTCAAAAAGTGAGCTTTAAATCtctctatgttttgtttttttctctctctgatgataAATTACACTGGCATTTGCCTCCCTGAATACTCCTGCTTTGGTTTTTTAAATTCTCGTCTCTGAACGTTTCTCCATTCACTCCACCCTCCTGATTCCAGTCCAGCTTACCCAGGagcctctgctcctcctctttaCTCCTTTCTTCAGGTACCTCTCTGTCCCACCCTATATCCATGTCATGGAACAACCCTGTGTCAGGTCAGGTGGGAGAGCACTTGAACACATGTCTTCCCATACATCAGAGATCAGCCAATGCTTCTTTTCATCCTTGCCAGTTGACAGGCATCTCCATGGTAACTTACTGTTTGTGGAAGACCGctgttaacattttttaaactgtataacAAAGTGTTGGTCAATTATCAAAAATGAGATTTTAGTAGATGGGATGGAGCTGAAATTTT encodes:
- the LOC115816063 gene encoding uncharacterized protein CXorf38 homolog, which codes for MRIMNRFADEGYRNWLKGNEGLRELRARLSSFLENETRNFHECLSVKINTVLHGKTCKANCDIKSWIPKPKKLPALCKVCVPWRDEILDNHSAKGGPIHWNNSVPRLWPTEKWEVAKVYMPRGHRSHNSFKDFDIAALLNLMICCNHFRTFIEAQYILKVMEVRNSVMHSPDNSISKEDLEEHLRKIRNLGQALEPYVPELSTLSEAIDEFSEITDMQPRTSFAILQSARVDSRQRPRTDGEIIRDAEKWALTEKIESIIQRFEDGQRAGLKEEILALDKFLLTSHDLIRHVRPQLKKLSDIAAHFENLYVESVTRHRQTYDELLEEAETSGLLEKISSVCQRFEAGQWTGLKKEIKDILWMPMELALFL